From one Triticum urartu cultivar G1812 chromosome 3, Tu2.1, whole genome shotgun sequence genomic stretch:
- the LOC125548354 gene encoding uncharacterized protein LOC125548354 isoform X1 has protein sequence MAARSSAPQSSPPTGILEHHQPTTQSMAASPRSPLLAADANPVNPFLLSFSSSSDLRWILPPSTPSIGATDLHSIAAPIFFSLRLLHIASAHRRDAPNPSAFPNPCWLTFSQRPPRPSRGRLLPRIRLARCTPSHPSCCCVKICRPEYAREQREIRSMSITWTALTRRHGLLRCHPHRDVSTGLPDPSTGTAACSPLLLNSFFF, from the exons ATGGCCGCACGCTCCTCCGCGCCCCAATCGTCACCGCCGACGGGGATCCTCGAACACCATCAACCTACCACGCAGTCCATGGCCGCCTCCCCACGCAGTCCCCTTCTTGCTGCCGACGCGAATCCGGTCAACCCCTTCCTCCTCTCCTTCTCTTCCTCCAGTGATCTCCGCTGGATCCTGCCGCCGTCAACACCAAGCATCGGAGCCACGGACCTGCACTCCATCGCCGCGCCTATCTTCTTCTCGCTGCGGCTGCTCCACATCGCATCCGCCCACCGTCGTGACGCCCCCAACCCTTCTGCTTTCCCCAACCCCTGCTGGTTGACCTTCTCGCAAAGGCCACCTCGACCTTCTCGAGGAAGGTTACTTCCGAGGATCCGGCTCGCGAGGTGCACACCATCTCATCCTAGTTGTTGTTGTGTGAAGATCTGCCGGCCTGAATACGCAAGAG AACAGAGGGAAATACGGAGCATGAGTATAACATGGACTGCTCTCACCCGCCGCCATGGACTGCTCCGCTGCCATCCCCATCGTGATGTGTCCACGGGGCTCCCTGACCCATCGACGGGGACAGCTGCATGTAGCCCCCT
- the LOC125548354 gene encoding uncharacterized protein LOC125548354 isoform X3: MAARSSAPQSSPPTGILEHHQPTTQSMAASPRSPLLAADANPVNPFLLSFSSSSDLRWILPPSTPSIGATDLHSIAAPIFFSLRLLHIASAHRRDAPNPSAFPNPCWLTFSQRPPRPSRGRLLPRIRLARCTPSHPSCCCVKICRPEYAREGNTEHEYNMDCSHPPPWTAPLPSPS; this comes from the exons ATGGCCGCACGCTCCTCCGCGCCCCAATCGTCACCGCCGACGGGGATCCTCGAACACCATCAACCTACCACGCAGTCCATGGCCGCCTCCCCACGCAGTCCCCTTCTTGCTGCCGACGCGAATCCGGTCAACCCCTTCCTCCTCTCCTTCTCTTCCTCCAGTGATCTCCGCTGGATCCTGCCGCCGTCAACACCAAGCATCGGAGCCACGGACCTGCACTCCATCGCCGCGCCTATCTTCTTCTCGCTGCGGCTGCTCCACATCGCATCCGCCCACCGTCGTGACGCCCCCAACCCTTCTGCTTTCCCCAACCCCTGCTGGTTGACCTTCTCGCAAAGGCCACCTCGACCTTCTCGAGGAAGGTTACTTCCGAGGATCCGGCTCGCGAGGTGCACACCATCTCATCCTAGTTGTTGTTGTGTGAAGATCTGCCGGCCTGAATACGCAAGAG AGGGAAATACGGAGCATGAGTATAACATGGACTGCTCTCACCCGCCGCCATGGACTGCTCCGCTGCCATCCCCATCGTGA
- the LOC125548354 gene encoding uncharacterized protein LOC125548354 isoform X2, with the protein MAARSSAPQSSPPTGILEHHQPTTQSMAASPRSPLLAADANPVNPFLLSFSSSSDLRWILPPSTPSIGATDLHSIAAPIFFSLRLLHIASAHRRDAPNPSAFPNPCWLTFSQRPPRPSRGRLLPRIRLARCTPSHPSCCCVKICRPEYARARTEGNTEHEYNMDCSHPPPWTAPLPSPS; encoded by the exons ATGGCCGCACGCTCCTCCGCGCCCCAATCGTCACCGCCGACGGGGATCCTCGAACACCATCAACCTACCACGCAGTCCATGGCCGCCTCCCCACGCAGTCCCCTTCTTGCTGCCGACGCGAATCCGGTCAACCCCTTCCTCCTCTCCTTCTCTTCCTCCAGTGATCTCCGCTGGATCCTGCCGCCGTCAACACCAAGCATCGGAGCCACGGACCTGCACTCCATCGCCGCGCCTATCTTCTTCTCGCTGCGGCTGCTCCACATCGCATCCGCCCACCGTCGTGACGCCCCCAACCCTTCTGCTTTCCCCAACCCCTGCTGGTTGACCTTCTCGCAAAGGCCACCTCGACCTTCTCGAGGAAGGTTACTTCCGAGGATCCGGCTCGCGAGGTGCACACCATCTCATCCTAGTTGTTGTTGTGTGAAGATCTGCCGGCCTGAATACGCAAGAG CAAGAACAGAGGGAAATACGGAGCATGAGTATAACATGGACTGCTCTCACCCGCCGCCATGGACTGCTCCGCTGCCATCCCCATCGTGA